In the Oceanibaculum indicum P24 genome, GCGGCCGCGATCCCGGATCGCCAGCAGCCAGGGACGGGCCTCTTCGGCTTTGCCGGCGGCATAGAGCGCATGCGCTGCCGGTTCGGCGAACCAGATCATCTCGCCGGTCGGCTGCATGCCGGCGATCAGCCCCGCATACAGCCGCGCGGTCGCTGCATAGTCACCGCTGTCCTGGGCGATGCGCAGCGCGGCGGCGATGGCCTCCGTCCGGGCGAGCGGTACGCTCTCCTCGCTGGCGAGCCGGAACAGATGGGCGCGGCTGGCGATGTCGGACTTCTTCTCGGCCGCCGCGATGGCGCCGGCAAGCTGCGCCGGGGTCGCGGGATAGGCCTTGTACAGGGCTGCCAGCCGTTCGGCGGGGACGATGCCCAGCGCCAGCCCGCGCTCGGCGGCGGCGATGCTGATCTCGGCGGCGGGATAATCGCTTTTGGCCAGTGCGGCCAGCACGGCCGGCGGCGCGTCCGCCACGGCGTCAGCCGGCACCGGCATGTTCGCCGCCTTCAGCAGCGCCAGATGCAGCGCGGTTGGCGCCGGCAGGCTGTCCAGCACCACCGTGTGGCCCATGACGGCATCGATCAGCCGGTTGAAGGCGCGGTCTTCCGGCACCCGCATCTCGCGCAGCACGGTCATGCCCAGATCGACCCGGCCGCTTTCCCGCGCCAGCGCATCGCAGACGATCTGCGCGCGGCGCCAGAAGGCGCTGCCATAGGTCCCGCCGACATTGCGGGCAATGGCGCAGGCCTGATCGTCCTGCCCGCGCAGCAGGTGGGTTTCCAGCGACAGCCGGCTCAGCCCCTCGCTCTGCGCGCTCCGCGGCAAATTGTCGAGCAGTGCGGAGAGATCATCCAGCGCGCCCATCTCACGCAGGGCCTGCGCGCGGATCGTCAGCACGGTGCCTTCCGGCCCTTCCTCGGCGGCGGGCGGAGGCAGCAGGGCGGGCGAGATCAGCAACCGGCGCTGTACCGAATGGAGCGTGTGGCTGCCGGGCATTTCCGGCAGGGATTCCAGCAGCCGCTGCGCCACGGCGCGCGGCGTACCGTTCCAGATATCCTGTCCGAATCCCTGCCCGGCCGTGCCCAGCGAATCGAGCGTGGGGGCTGGCAGCATATTGCTGGACACCGGGACCGGCATCGGGACGCGCAGCGAGGGCGTGCCGTCCGTCTGCAGGGGAGTACCTTGCAGGGGGCCGGTTTGCGATGGCGCAGCCGGCGCGGCACGGTCGGTTGCCGAACCCGGCAGGGTTCCCGGAGAAGGGCTCTGGGAGGGCTGCGGTGCCGCCGTCGGCGGGCGCTCATCCTGACCCGGCAGCGGGAACAGGCGCAGCGGCTGGCCGCTGCTCTGCGCCAGGGCCGGCAGGGCAGCAAGCGCGAGGGCGAGCGCCAGGCCGGACGCCCGTGCGGCGCGGCTAGTTCTTGAAACGGTCATTCGGGATCACCTTCTCGACCGGCGTGGTCGGCGGCGCGACATTGCCTGAAACCAGAAAGGCGCCGCCGCCAACGATGAGAAGCAGAAGCAGGACGATGAAGACGAGAAGAGCCTTGAGCATGGAAACCGATGCGCTGTGCAGATAAAGGCGAAAAAGCTGCCGGGATGGATAATTGCGACTATATATACATGCTCAATGGCATTTTCGCGGCATATCCATTCATGAACGCCACTTTAACGGCGCTGGCACGGGCTTTCAACGAAGCCCCCACCAGCAGGCCAGTCGGCAGGCTCTGCGCCCTGGCGGGAGAGTCTCTTGCCATGCGCGCCGCATTGCCGATGATATGCAGATGACCATGGTACCGAAGCATATCCCCAAGACCATTGCGCTGGTTGGCCTGATGGGCGCCGGCAAATCGGCCGTCGGCCGCCGCCTCGCCGCGCGGATGGGCCTGCCCTTCATCGATGCGGATACCGCGATTGAGGAAGCAGCGGGCTGCACCATCGAGGAAATCTTCGCCCGTCACGGCGAGCCGGAATTCCGCGATGGCGAGCGGCGCGTGATCCAGCGGCTGCTGGAAAGCGAGCCCCTGCATGTGCTGGCCACCGGTGGCGGCGCCTTCGTGAACGTGCAGACCCGCGCCCGGCTGAAGCAGCATGCCGTCACCATCTGGCTGCGTGCCGATCTGGAGACGCTGCTGGAGCGTGTCGCCAAGCGCAGCAACCGCCCGCTGCTGAAACAGGGCGACCCGCGTGCCGTGCTGGAAAAGCTGATCGCGGACCGCTATCCGATTTACGCCGAGGCCGATATTGTGGTCGATACGGCCCCCGGCCCGGTCGAGGAAACGGTGGACCGCGTACTGGCCGCGCTGACCGGTTTCCTGGACCGCGAAGAGACCCTTACCGAACGGACTGCCGCCTCGTGACCGCTCTTTCCAACGCTGCCTCGTCCGCCGCCGCCGATTACGACACGCTGTCGGTCGATCTGGCCGGCCGCGCCTATGACATCCAGATCGGCGAGGGGCTGCTGGCCCGGGCTGGCATGCTGTCGCGCCCGGTGCTGCGCCAGCCGCGTGTCATCATCGTCACCGACAGCCATGTGGCGCCGCTGCATTTGAAGACCGTTGAGGAGAGCTACCGCGCTGCCGGTATCGACACGGCCTCGGTGATCGTGCCGGCCGGCGAAGGCAGCAAGCGGTTCGACCGGCTGCAGGCGCTGCTCGACGATCTGCTGGATGCCCGCATCGAACGCCGCACCACACTGGTGGCGCTGGGCGGCGGCGTGATCGGCGACCTGACCGGCTTCGCCGCGGCGATCCTGCTGCGCGGCATCGACTTCATCCAGATTCCGACCACGCTGCTGGCCCAGGTGGACAGCTCCGTCGGCGGCAAGACCGGCATCAATACCCGCCATGGCAAAAATCTGGTCGGCGCCTTTCACCAGCCGCGTCTGGTGCTGGCCGATACCGGCGTGCTGGACACGCTGCCGCGCCGCGAGTTGCTGGCCGGCTATGCCGAGGTGGCGAAATACGGGCTGCTCGGCGATGCGGAGTTCTTCGCCTGGCTGGAGGCGAACGGCGCCACCCTCGTTGCCGGCGATATGGAAAAGCGCCGCCATGCGGTGAAGATCAGCTGTGCCGCCAAGGCCGCCATCGTCGCCCGCGACGAGAAGG is a window encoding:
- a CDS encoding shikimate kinase, translated to MQMTMVPKHIPKTIALVGLMGAGKSAVGRRLAARMGLPFIDADTAIEEAAGCTIEEIFARHGEPEFRDGERRVIQRLLESEPLHVLATGGGAFVNVQTRARLKQHAVTIWLRADLETLLERVAKRSNRPLLKQGDPRAVLEKLIADRYPIYAEADIVVDTAPGPVEETVDRVLAALTGFLDREETLTERTAAS
- the aroB gene encoding 3-dehydroquinate synthase; the encoded protein is MTALSNAASSAAADYDTLSVDLAGRAYDIQIGEGLLARAGMLSRPVLRQPRVIIVTDSHVAPLHLKTVEESYRAAGIDTASVIVPAGEGSKRFDRLQALLDDLLDARIERRTTLVALGGGVIGDLTGFAAAILLRGIDFIQIPTTLLAQVDSSVGGKTGINTRHGKNLVGAFHQPRLVLADTGVLDTLPRRELLAGYAEVAKYGLLGDAEFFAWLEANGATLVAGDMEKRRHAVKISCAAKAAIVARDEKETGDRALLNLGHTFGHALEAETGFGEMLLHGEAVAIGMVMAFDLSARLGLCPAEDAVRARRHLRDVGLRVSPLEVAGRQHWSVDKLLGHMAKDKKVADGRITFILARGIGKAFITQDVDVQAVRDMLATSIES